In Levilactobacillus brevis, the genomic window TCTTCTTCGGGCTCCAGTCCCTGGTTTACTACGCCATCATCACCTGGTTACCGTCAATTCTAGCGGTCCACGGCGTTTCCACCCTGACGTCCAGTAACCTTTTGACCCTCCTTCAAATCAGTGGGCTACCATTGTCCTTCATGGTGCCGCTCCTCTTTAACAAGCGCCACGGGGTGACCCTGCTACTGAGCATCATGACTCTAGGCTACGTTGTCGCCCCCTTAACCTGGCTGATCGACACGCAATCCGTGCCGTTCCTGACGGTTGTCTGTCTGGTTACCGGGCTGGGGTCCGGGGTCGCCTTCAACTTAGCCATCATGTTCTTTACGGAAAAGACGACCAACCCCTACCAAACGGCCGCTATTTCTGGCATGGCCCAATCGGCCGGTTACTTACTCGCCGCTGTTGGTCCGATTCTCTTCGGTTACCTCCAACAATTCAGTCACTCCTGGGTCCCCGTCATCTGGCTACTGGCATTTTTCGCCGCGGCGTTAACCATCACCGGTTTCATCGTGCACCATCGCGGGATGATTGCCAATTAATTCGGAAACCAGTATGACCTGTGCTCACCCCAAAAATGTCTACCTGTTTACTAAATGAGGTCCTAAAAAAGACGCGCTCAACCCAATTCGGTTGAACGCGTCTTATTTCGTTTAACTTAGTACGTCATTAAACTGAAGACATCGTAGCCCTTCAGCTTGTCACGACCATGCAAGTCCTTCAATTCAATCAGGAAGGCCGTCCCGACCACAATGCCGCCGAGGTCTTCGACCAATTGAATCGTCGCGCCAATGGTCCCACCGGTTGCCAATAAGTCATCGGTGACCAGTACCTTTTGGCCGGGCTTGATGGCATCCTTGTGCAGGTACAGGGCTGAGGTCCCATACTCCAAATCGTAGGATGCCTTGACCGTTGGCCGCGGCAATTTCCCTTGCTTACGAGCGGGCGCGAAGCCAATGTTCATCTGGTAAGCCACGGGGCAACCCACGATGAATCCGCGGGCCTCGGGGCCAACGACCATTTCGACACCCTTATCCTTAGCGTAAGCGACGATCTCGTCGGTTGCGGCGTGAAAGGCGTCACCGTCCGCCATTAATGGAGAGATGTCCCGGAACATGATGCCCTTTTCTGGGTAATCCGGAACGGAAGCAATATATTTCGTAAAATCAGTTGCCATAATTAAGTAGCTCCTTTATTTTATATCAATGGGGCGAGGCGCTTCGTTAACGCCGCAGTCGAGCAGGCCAGCAGGTCCGTCTCCGTCTGCATCTGTTGTTGCCGAAGCTGATAACTCGGGGCAGTCGTAAGATCCTTGTGCGCCGGATGTACCACACCATCCATCAACCCGTGGTCGATCGTGATGAATCCACATTCGAAGAAGACCTGGATCATGAAGATTAACTGGGTTCGCGGAATCTGCAAGAAAGTTGCCAGTTGCGCCAGTTGGTGCCCCACATCTACTTGTCGATGCGTTGCAACGAACTTAAATAGTTTAGCATATTGCGCGCGAGTTGGCATCCCTAATTGCGAAAGACTTTCTTTCTTATACAGATATGTCGTCACTTTTGCCGGTTGGAGCTGACGTAAGACGGTCTCCAAGTCCGCCGTCGCATCGGGACAATCGACGATAAACACGGCCGAACCCGCGGGTAACTGCGTCACGGCACTACCATCATAGAGCAGTGGTGTCGCTGTTTCTGGCAGTTGGTTAGCTAACTGGCGGAACACGTTTTGATGGAAGAATACGTAGGTCCCGGCCGTCTGAAACATTGCCTGATGAAGCCGCGTCGTGCGTTGGTCCTGGATGGGATTATCGGTTAACTTTAAATCCTTCACCATCAGTTGCAACGAGTGGCGACCCTGCCAGACATTATCTTCAATGGCCCCCAGCACCGCAGCATCGGTCGGTGACGCCGTTAAGGCATCGACGTAGCGTCCCGCGCCAAATTGAATGGCGTTGAGCTTATGATTGGCTTCCTGCAGCTGAAACTTCAGGTGCGACCCATCCTTTCCAATCGCCTTAATCTGGGTCAACGTTGCCGCTTCAAAGGCAAAGAGTGGTTGACTGTTGTCCGTCCCAAACGGCGCCAGCTTGGTTAATTCCTGATACAGCGTGGGGGTCACTGCGGCCACATCCAGCGTTGCGGCGACGGGAACCTCGGTCGGCCCACTCTCCGCCAAGTGCTGGTTGGCAGCCTCCTGATCCAAGGCATCGGCTAAGGCGCCTAGTTTCTCGCTAGGCACCGTTAGTCCCACGGCCATGTGATGGCCACCAAAGGCCGTCATCAGGTCTCTGTGGGGGTCTAAGGCCGCAAACAGGTTAAATGCGTCCACACTTCGTCCCGACCCCTTGGCCCGGCCATCCGCGTTAACGTTTAGGACCAATGCAGGTTTCCCCGTGTTCTCGACGACCTTGCTGGCCACGATTCCCAGGACGCCCTCGTGCCAATCATGGCCACTGATAATCAGCGCCGCCCGATCGCGGTGATCGGCATCCTCGGCTTGGGCCAAGGCTGATTGACTAATCTGTTGGACCAATTCTTGGCGTTGGCGATTCTGGCTCTCCGTCTGCTGAGCCAACGTTTTGGCGACGGCAAAGTCCGGCGTCGTCAACAACTCTACGGCTGGGGCCGCGTCCTTGAGCCGGCCCAACGCATTCAATCGGGGCGCAATTCCGAAGCCAATCGACTGTTCCGTCAATTCTTCCGGTTTGATTCCCGCACCCGTCATCAGTGCCTGAAGGCCCGGTCGTTCGTCCTGTTTCAAGAGCTGGAGGCCAAAGTAAACCAAGACCCGGTTCTCATCGACGAGGGGCACCAAATCCGCTACCGTGCCAATCGCCGCTAGGTCCAGCATATCCTGCGGAATCTCTTCACGCAGCGCCTGGGCCACCTTGAAGGCCACCCCGGCACCCGACAAGCCACCAAAGGGATATTCGGCCCCCGGATAACGCGGGTGAATAATCGCATAGGCTGCGGGTAAGTCTGCCGGCAGTTCATGGTGATCGGTCACCACCACGTCGACCCCCGCTTCATTGGCCGCCGCAATGGCTTCGTTGCCGGCCACTCCGTTATCTACCGTGACAAAGAGCTGGGTTCCGGCAGCAATTAGCTTTTTAAATGCCGCCACGTTGGGCCCGTAGCCGTCGGTAAACCGGTTGGGGATGTAGTAGTTAACCTTGGCCCCCATCTCATTGAGGGTTTCGTATAGGATGGACGTGCTGGTCACGCCATCGGCATCGTAGTCCCCGTAGATCGTAATCTGCTGGTCGCTACCAATCGCCTCTTCAATCCGCGCCACACCCTTTTGCATATCGTGCAACAGATTGGGATCGTGCAGTTGTTCCGGTCCGGGATTCAGAAAGTCATGGGCGGCGGCTGGCGTCTGATACCCACGATTCCAGAGAATCTGGGCCACAATTGGTGAGATTTCTTCCTCGCGTGCCAGCTGCTGGGCCTCGGTCGACGGCTGATCAACGTTCTTGATGTTCCATTGGTATTGTGCGGCAATCACCAGCAAATCATCCTTTCTAAACGGGAGAAGAGCGGTGTCACTGGCACCGCCCTTCTCTATCGATTCTGTTCGTTTCCTAGTCGGTCTGTGTAGCGGCCAACTTGGCTTTTAATTCGGCATTTTCTTTTTCTAGAACTTGTAACTGTTGCGCCTGTTGCCCGGTGACCTGCTTACTCCGTGAGTTTTGCAGACGTTTGGTCAATCGGTCCCGTTCCTGCTCCAGACTGGCGATCTGTTCCTGGCTGGTCTGCTCCAGCTCCTTGTACGCCCGGTTGTGCTGGAAGACGGTGATCGTCGAGAACAGGATCATCAGGACCGCCCCAATTAAGATGGACACTAGCAAAATCAGAATCAGCGGCCAGTGAACCGTTGTGAAACCAAAGGAAACCGGGACACTTTCCACGTTTAAAATCGCAAAGATAGCCACGATAATGACCAGTAAAATCGTTAAGACGATGCGCCACTGATTCTTCATTGCTTGATAGCCTCCTATTTAATCTTCTGAAACGGGACGTTAACCTCATCGAAGTCCTTGACGACCCGCGTGTTCTTAAAGACCTCACGCGCTTGGTGCTGAAGTTCTAACGCCAATTTCCCCGTGTAACGCGCGGAAATATGGTTCAGCAGCAGGAGCTTGACGTTGGTTCGTTTGGCCAACTCCGCCGCTTGAATATTGGTTGAATGGTAGTAGGAACGCGCCAACTTACTTTCACCCTTGGCAAAGGTGCTCTCGTGAACCAAAACATCGGCGTCTTGCGTCAAACGCGCGGCATTTGGCGTCTGCCGGGTATCACCCAGAAAGGCGACGATACGGCCCGGCTGACTCGGTCCCAAGAAGTCCTTACCGTTAACGGTCCGACCATCCGGCAACGTAACCGTCTTACCGGCCTTCAGTTCACCGTAGACGGGACCCGATGGAATCTGAGCCTCCCGGAGCTTATCGACCATCAATTCACCGGGATGATCCTTCTCCACAACCCGATAACCAAAGCATTCGATGCGGTGGTCCAAGTGTTGCGCGTAGACCCGAAACTTGTTGTCTTCGAAGATCATGCCGTCTGCCGATAGCTCACGGTAGTGGATTCGGTACGATAACTTGGTCTCTGAGACGCGCAGACTAACCTCTACGAAGTCGCGAATGCCCTTGGGTCCATAGATGGTCAGGGGTTCGTTACCGCCCTGAAACGAGCGGCTACTGAGCAATCCCGGCAAGCCGAAGATGTGGTCTCCGTGCAGGTGGGTAATAAAAATCTTGTCGATCTTTCGCGGCTTTAACGTGGTCCGCAAAATTTGATGCTGGGTGGCTTCACCCACGTCGAACAGCCACACTGAATTACGCTCATCAAGTAAGCGCAACGCCGTACTGGTCACATTTCGAAACTTTCCGGGTGACCCGGCGCCCGTCCCTAAAAATTGAATTTCCATATTTTTTTCGTTCCTATTCTATAATTAAAGTCCGTCCACTATTTTAGGGGATTTTAGCCGAAATCGCAACTCTCAAAACTGCTGTCACCTGACAAATGGGATTAACACTAGGGTTCTCCCCCTAAATTCGGTATAATTAAGCTAAGCTTGTGATTGGGGGAATCTTAGCATGCGGCTCATTGACTTTAACCTCTCGACCATCGACCTGCACCCCGCTTTGCGCCTGTATTGGGAGCATGACGGCCAGCAGACGCCGGTGGTTGACCTACAAACCCAGCACCACCAGTTACGCCTGATAACCGGCGCGGGACGACCGCTGACCCTAGATCAATTACGCACCCGTAGTCAACAGGTCGACCAGCAAGCTAGCTTGTTCGTGGCGCAAGACCCACCCCAGCGGCTTTATGGTTACCGACTCGTGCCCCATCAAATTTTGTTCGGTTGAAAGGAGTTTCATCATGCGTTACATCAAGGCATCCTTACTTATTGGCGTGGGTCTCCTGACCCTGGGCTTGGCCGGCTGCCAGTCCAATGGTCATCAGAGTACCGCCAGCTTTAAGAACAGTAGTAGTCAGTCTAGTAGCTACAGCGCCAAGGAACCCGACGCAGCCGTCACGGCGTCCTCGTCCTCACACAAAGAAGAATCGCAGAACTACCGGCCCAAGGCCAAACAAACCCGGAGTCGCCACTACGTCAAATCAGGTAACCTCAAAAAAGCAGGTCAGTATACCTTTGACAAGGTCGGCACCCAACTCACCCTAGACCAGGTCAGCCACCCGAAGACGACCGTTAAATCCGGGCAACTCACCTATAAGGTGACGGCGGTGCGGCTCATCAAGAACACGGCCAAGACCGCCGCGGCCAAACGCATGGCGGCCCAGGCCCTGAATCTGGCGCAGCTCAAGAGTCCGT contains:
- the recJ gene encoding single-stranded-DNA-specific exonuclease RecJ — protein: MIAAQYQWNIKNVDQPSTEAQQLAREEEISPIVAQILWNRGYQTPAAAHDFLNPGPEQLHDPNLLHDMQKGVARIEEAIGSDQQITIYGDYDADGVTSTSILYETLNEMGAKVNYYIPNRFTDGYGPNVAAFKKLIAAGTQLFVTVDNGVAGNEAIAAANEAGVDVVVTDHHELPADLPAAYAIIHPRYPGAEYPFGGLSGAGVAFKVAQALREEIPQDMLDLAAIGTVADLVPLVDENRVLVYFGLQLLKQDERPGLQALMTGAGIKPEELTEQSIGFGIAPRLNALGRLKDAAPAVELLTTPDFAVAKTLAQQTESQNRQRQELVQQISQSALAQAEDADHRDRAALIISGHDWHEGVLGIVASKVVENTGKPALVLNVNADGRAKGSGRSVDAFNLFAALDPHRDLMTAFGGHHMAVGLTVPSEKLGALADALDQEAANQHLAESGPTEVPVAATLDVAAVTPTLYQELTKLAPFGTDNSQPLFAFEAATLTQIKAIGKDGSHLKFQLQEANHKLNAIQFGAGRYVDALTASPTDAAVLGAIEDNVWQGRHSLQLMVKDLKLTDNPIQDQRTTRLHQAMFQTAGTYVFFHQNVFRQLANQLPETATPLLYDGSAVTQLPAGSAVFIVDCPDATADLETVLRQLQPAKVTTYLYKKESLSQLGMPTRAQYAKLFKFVATHRQVDVGHQLAQLATFLQIPRTQLIFMIQVFFECGFITIDHGLMDGVVHPAHKDLTTAPSYQLRQQQMQTETDLLACSTAALTKRLAPLI
- a CDS encoding adenine phosphoribosyltransferase; the encoded protein is MATDFTKYIASVPDYPEKGIMFRDISPLMADGDAFHAATDEIVAYAKDKGVEMVVGPEARGFIVGCPVAYQMNIGFAPARKQGKLPRPTVKASYDLEYGTSALYLHKDAIKPGQKVLVTDDLLATGGTIGATIQLVEDLGGIVVGTAFLIELKDLHGRDKLKGYDVFSLMTY
- a CDS encoding DUF1049 domain-containing protein; amino-acid sequence: MKNQWRIVLTILLVIIVAIFAILNVESVPVSFGFTTVHWPLILILLVSILIGAVLMILFSTITVFQHNRAYKELEQTSQEQIASLEQERDRLTKRLQNSRSKQVTGQQAQQLQVLEKENAELKAKLAATQTD
- the rnz gene encoding ribonuclease Z, translated to MEIQFLGTGAGSPGKFRNVTSTALRLLDERNSVWLFDVGEATQHQILRTTLKPRKIDKIFITHLHGDHIFGLPGLLSSRSFQGGNEPLTIYGPKGIRDFVEVSLRVSETKLSYRIHYRELSADGMIFEDNKFRVYAQHLDHRIECFGYRVVEKDHPGELMVDKLREAQIPSGPVYGELKAGKTVTLPDGRTVNGKDFLGPSQPGRIVAFLGDTRQTPNAARLTQDADVLVHESTFAKGESKLARSYYHSTNIQAAELAKRTNVKLLLLNHISARYTGKLALELQHQAREVFKNTRVVKDFDEVNVPFQKIK